From a single Bacteroidales bacterium genomic region:
- a CDS encoding orotate phosphoribosyltransferase: MQNNTNNKNEVALQIAKLLLKVKAVKLQPEKPFTWTSGWKSPIYCDNRLTLSYPQIRTYIRQEFVKIIEEEFGSVDLIAGVATGGIPLGVLVAQELGLPFVYVRSSQKKHGLTNQVEGVAESGQRVVVIEDLISTGGSSLKAVEVLRELNCDVKGLIAIFSYDFEIAKKAFEKAKCKILTLSDYNALIDQALADEFIQEKDLESLKKWRTDPAKWEK; this comes from the coding sequence ATGCAAAACAATACAAATAATAAAAACGAAGTTGCTCTTCAAATAGCAAAACTGCTATTAAAGGTAAAAGCGGTTAAGCTTCAGCCCGAAAAGCCTTTTACTTGGACTTCGGGATGGAAATCACCTATTTATTGCGATAACCGTCTTACTCTTTCTTATCCTCAAATCCGAACCTATATCCGACAAGAATTTGTAAAAATTATAGAAGAAGAGTTTGGAAGTGTTGATTTAATAGCAGGCGTTGCTACCGGCGGAATTCCCTTGGGTGTTTTAGTAGCTCAAGAGTTAGGTTTGCCTTTCGTTTACGTGCGCTCGTCGCAAAAAAAACACGGTTTAACCAATCAAGTAGAAGGAGTAGCAGAATCCGGACAAAGAGTTGTTGTTATTGAAGACTTAATTTCAACCGGAGGAAGTAGTCTAAAAGCCGTAGAAGTACTTAGAGAGTTAAATTGTGACGTAAAAGGGTTAATAGCTATTTTTAGTTACGATTTTGAAATAGCAAAAAAAGCTTTTGAAAAAGCTAAATGTAAGATATTAACTCTTTCTGATTATAACGCATTAATAGATCAGGCATTAGCCGATGAATTTATACAAGAAAAGGATTTAGAGTCGTTAAAAAAATGGCGAACAGATCCTGCTAAATGGGAAAAATAA
- a CDS encoding NUDIX domain-containing protein produces MVNMQAVTQKYKVFINDKWIFFSCSEDVNISDNESFDVLNVSEHLLFNLSEMIKTGSFNQNIVLKPTFEIPNPFKEFLNYFFVLDAAGGIVQHSSLTYLLIKRFGVWDFPKGKIERGESNSEAAIRETEEETGVRNLQIVRELPTTYHIYTYKGKWIVKRTFWYLMLSDFSGALKPQLEEDIHEAVWVSKENVPSFLKNTYASLRDLVQESNLF; encoded by the coding sequence ATGGTAAATATGCAAGCTGTTACGCAAAAGTATAAAGTTTTTATTAATGATAAGTGGATTTTCTTTAGTTGTTCTGAAGATGTTAATATTTCTGATAATGAGAGCTTTGACGTATTAAACGTAAGTGAACATTTGCTTTTTAACTTATCGGAGATGATTAAAACAGGCAGTTTCAACCAGAATATTGTACTCAAACCAACTTTTGAAATACCAAATCCGTTTAAAGAGTTTTTAAATTATTTTTTCGTTTTAGATGCTGCCGGAGGTATAGTTCAGCATAGTAGTTTAACTTATTTATTGATAAAGCGATTTGGTGTTTGGGATTTTCCGAAAGGGAAGATAGAGCGGGGCGAAAGTAATTCCGAAGCTGCAATACGTGAGACTGAAGAAGAAACAGGGGTTAGAAATCTTCAGATTGTAAGAGAGTTACCTACAACTTATCATATTTATACCTACAAAGGAAAATGGATAGTTAAACGTACATTTTGGTATTTAATGTTAAGTGACTTTAGTGGAGCTTTAAAACCGCAATTAGAGGAAGATATTCATGAGGCTGTTTGGGTGTCGAAAGAGAATGTTCCTAGCTTTCTAAAAAATACCTATGCTAGTTTAAGAGATCTTGTGCAGGAGTCGAATTTGTTTTAG
- a CDS encoding DUF819 family protein, producing MRIDIILIVAFYFVAPAVILAACKRFPLLKKIGSIAVAYILGILLGLSKLLPDDIYATQDILTSITVPLAIPLLLFPSKVKDWFHLAGPTIKALLVGLFSVLFTVAIGYQIFSPEGDPEFWKVGGLLVGVYTGGTPNLASLNVMLGVKPATYIMVHSYDLIIGAFYFLFLITVGQKFFNYFLPSFKKSISLSSSEIEGNTEAYDMLFNKKAWWPILKVFGLAVLIFAVSGGLAMLFPEDYLMIVVILGISTFSILASLIPGVNKVKESFDLGMYLILVFSIVVASMVDLTNLASPTFEILGYLTFVIFGSLLLQLIISKFVKTDTDTMMITSTALICSPPFVPVVSGALKNKEILVPGITIGIIGYALGNYLGFIMAELLHHWPL from the coding sequence ATGAGAATAGATATTATACTAATTGTTGCATTTTATTTTGTCGCTCCGGCGGTTATTTTAGCTGCTTGTAAAAGATTCCCACTATTAAAGAAAATCGGTTCTATTGCTGTTGCCTATATCTTAGGTATACTACTTGGTTTGTCAAAATTACTGCCCGATGATATTTATGCTACTCAGGATATCCTTACAAGTATTACAGTTCCATTAGCAATTCCGCTTTTGCTGTTTCCTTCAAAAGTTAAAGATTGGTTTCATTTGGCAGGTCCAACAATAAAAGCACTTTTAGTAGGCTTATTTAGTGTTCTGTTTACGGTAGCTATAGGTTATCAAATTTTTAGTCCTGAAGGCGATCCTGAATTTTGGAAAGTTGGAGGTTTACTTGTTGGCGTTTATACCGGAGGCACTCCAAATTTAGCATCTTTAAATGTTATGTTAGGTGTTAAGCCGGCAACGTATATAATGGTTCATTCATACGATTTGATAATAGGTGCTTTTTACTTTTTATTTTTGATTACCGTTGGACAAAAATTCTTCAATTATTTTTTGCCTTCATTTAAGAAATCAATATCTCTTTCCTCTTCAGAAATAGAAGGAAATACTGAGGCTTATGATATGTTGTTTAATAAAAAAGCCTGGTGGCCTATCCTTAAAGTTTTTGGATTAGCTGTGTTAATATTTGCTGTTTCGGGTGGTTTGGCAATGCTCTTTCCTGAAGATTATTTAATGATAGTTGTAATTTTAGGAATAAGTACTTTTTCTATTCTCGCATCTCTTATTCCGGGAGTAAATAAAGTAAAAGAATCCTTTGACTTGGGAATGTATCTCATTTTGGTCTTTAGTATAGTAGTAGCTTCTATGGTTGATTTAACAAATCTTGCATCTCCAACATTTGAAATATTAGGCTACTTAACTTTTGTAATTTTCGGTTCGCTTTTGTTACAGCTTATCATTTCAAAATTTGTTAAAACTGATACAGATACAATGATGATTACCAGTACGGCTTTAATTTGTAGTCCGCCTTTTGTTCCTGTTGTTAGCGGTGCATTAAAAAATAAAGAAATCTTGGTTCCCGGAATTACTATTGGAATAATTGGTTATGCTCTTGGGAATTATCTGGGTTTTATAATGGCGGAGCTATTACATCATTGGCCATTATAA
- the dnaN gene encoding DNA polymerase III subunit beta yields MRFIVNSVSLLRSLQSISGVINAKNTLPILDDFLFELDGNKLKITGSDLETTMSVSLELEKADESGTVAIPARILIETLKTFANIPITFSVSDNDFLVEITAGEGKYKLSGHDAEEFPKTLEMDNVVEVKIPSNVLVNAFNKTLFATGNDELRPVMAGVFCTLAPESATFVATDAHKLVRYTRSDVKSEANISFILPKKPINLLKNVLPQDEEEVVLQYSQKNAVFVFNNLVLSCKLVDGKYPNYDAVIPVDNPNKMSVDRLSLYNSIKRVSIYANQSTHQIRFKIQGQELVLSAEDLDYSNAANERLACNYSGEDMEIGFNSRFLLEMLSNMDTDEITVEMSAPNRAGLIVPVNGENEAEDILMLIMPVMLN; encoded by the coding sequence ATGAGATTTATAGTCAATAGTGTAAGCCTTTTAAGAAGTTTGCAATCCATTAGTGGTGTTATTAATGCCAAAAACACTTTACCAATTTTAGATGATTTTTTATTTGAACTCGATGGCAATAAATTGAAAATTACTGGTTCTGATTTAGAAACAACAATGTCAGTAAGTTTAGAACTTGAAAAAGCTGATGAATCAGGAACAGTGGCTATTCCTGCTCGGATTTTAATCGAAACATTAAAAACATTTGCCAATATACCAATAACTTTTTCTGTATCTGATAATGATTTTTTAGTTGAAATAACTGCCGGTGAAGGAAAATATAAACTTTCCGGTCACGATGCCGAAGAATTTCCTAAAACATTAGAAATGGATAATGTTGTTGAAGTTAAAATTCCTTCTAATGTTTTGGTAAATGCTTTCAACAAAACATTATTTGCTACAGGAAACGATGAGCTTCGTCCAGTTATGGCAGGGGTATTTTGTACTTTAGCTCCCGAAAGCGCAACTTTTGTTGCTACCGATGCTCACAAATTGGTTCGTTATACTCGTTCTGATGTTAAAAGTGAAGCAAATATCTCTTTTATCTTACCTAAAAAGCCAATAAATCTTTTAAAGAATGTATTGCCACAAGATGAAGAAGAGGTTGTTTTACAATACTCTCAGAAGAATGCTGTTTTTGTTTTCAATAATTTGGTGTTAAGCTGTAAGTTAGTAGATGGCAAGTATCCAAACTACGATGCCGTTATCCCTGTTGATAATCCTAATAAAATGTCTGTAGACCGTTTAAGTTTGTATAACTCTATTAAGCGTGTTTCTATATATGCAAATCAATCTACACATCAAATTCGTTTTAAAATTCAAGGACAAGAATTGGTTCTTTCAGCTGAAGATTTAGATTATTCCAATGCTGCTAATGAGCGATTAGCTTGTAATTATTCAGGTGAAGATATGGAAATAGGTTTCAATTCGCGTTTCCTATTGGAAATGTTATCCAATATGGATACTGATGAAATTACTGTTGAAATGTCAGCTCCTAATCGTGCAGGTCTAATTGTTCCTGTTAATGGAGAAAATGAGGCTGAAGATATTTTAATGTTGATAATGCCTGTTATGCTAAACTAA
- a CDS encoding diacylglycerol kinase family lipid kinase — MKILLFYNDFAGNGRAKKQKENALNLLRDAGHQLTLILTLGGEKTTKTVKETSFEGFEGVIAAGGDGTLMEVANGYIQNPSTKKPPLGILPIGTGNAFIRDLGYQTGQVKEVIESLDPKKTKWVDAGIAQNGSHPYYFFNIIGIGFTSDVTVTAQKFKWLGNFAYTIGILYRSLNLKTEPTIIEIDGKKHELDTLFVEVSNTRYTSNFLMAPAASFNDGILDVTILKKMNTFQLIKAFPKILTGDHIHLKEVISLRGKDITITTKRRSKAVSPDGELKGKTPLKIGIKHKAVEFFA; from the coding sequence GTGAAAATATTACTTTTTTATAATGATTTTGCAGGAAATGGCAGAGCAAAAAAACAAAAAGAAAACGCATTAAATCTTTTAAGAGATGCCGGACATCAGCTTACTTTAATTTTAACTCTTGGAGGAGAAAAAACTACAAAAACCGTTAAAGAAACAAGTTTTGAAGGTTTTGAAGGTGTAATTGCTGCCGGAGGAGATGGAACATTAATGGAAGTTGCCAATGGTTATATACAAAATCCCTCGACAAAAAAACCGCCTCTTGGTATTTTACCTATTGGAACAGGAAATGCTTTTATTCGCGATTTAGGTTATCAAACAGGTCAAGTAAAAGAAGTTATTGAGAGCCTTGATCCGAAAAAAACAAAATGGGTAGATGCCGGAATTGCACAAAACGGTAGTCATCCTTATTATTTTTTTAATATTATTGGTATTGGATTTACTTCTGATGTTACGGTTACTGCTCAAAAATTTAAATGGCTTGGTAACTTTGCTTATACTATTGGCATTCTTTATAGATCGCTAAACCTTAAAACAGAACCAACTATTATAGAAATAGACGGAAAGAAACACGAATTAGACACCTTATTTGTTGAAGTTTCAAACACACGCTATACTTCGAATTTCCTAATGGCTCCGGCAGCATCATTTAATGATGGTATACTTGATGTTACTATTTTAAAGAAGATGAATACTTTTCAATTGATAAAAGCATTTCCAAAAATATTAACAGGAGATCATATTCATTTAAAAGAGGTTATCAGTCTTAGAGGGAAAGATATAACAATAACTACTAAAAGAAGATCTAAAGCCGTTTCTCCCGATGGAGAATTAAAAGGCAAAACTCCTCTTAAAATTGGAATTAAACATAAAGCTGTAGAGTTCTTTGCTTAA
- a CDS encoding co-chaperone GroES: MKELQPLNDNVLLDISEDKAEQTTASGIIIPDSAKEQPQYAKVIAIGAIENAGISEGDTVFYKKFAGTEVEFDGKKFLFLPYADVLAKIVETEEI; the protein is encoded by the coding sequence ATGAAAGAGTTACAGCCATTAAACGACAATGTTTTATTAGACATTTCAGAAGATAAAGCAGAACAAACAACTGCTTCCGGAATTATCATTCCTGATTCAGCAAAAGAGCAGCCTCAGTATGCAAAAGTTATTGCAATTGGAGCTATTGAAAATGCAGGAATTAGTGAAGGTGATACTGTATTTTACAAGAAGTTTGCCGGTACTGAAGTAGAGTTTGACGGAAAGAAATTCCTTTTCCTCCCTTATGCTGACGTTCTTGCAAAAATTGTAGAAACAGAAGAAATTTAA